One part of the Prochlorococcus marinus str. MIT 9313 genome encodes these proteins:
- a CDS encoding lipoate--protein ligase family protein produces MPTAASCLPISPGRGRLISPLRLSGPEQMALDEVLLEAYQSDAKPLPTLRFYQWKGPWLSLGRNQRHWPEHWNALAKRGDLQLVRRPSGGSAVLHAGGLTYALIWPSPPRQRQQAYKQACQWLIRGFKELELPLQFGDHPARGASESNCFATATAADLVDSQGHKRIGSAQLWRQGHLLQHGEIILNPPQRLWREVFDCEPPSDAPASIPRQELSDLLQTTFCSCWPEVNWQESPITNAEWGSVANKAPNYEVLLDASGCSTNPPETIDSTTLGSAIPRG; encoded by the coding sequence ATGCCGACAGCCGCATCCTGCCTACCTATCTCGCCAGGTCGCGGCCGCTTGATCTCCCCTTTGCGATTGTCTGGCCCAGAACAGATGGCCCTCGATGAAGTGCTGCTCGAGGCTTACCAATCAGATGCGAAACCACTACCAACACTGCGCTTCTATCAATGGAAAGGTCCATGGCTTTCCCTTGGTCGCAACCAACGCCACTGGCCAGAGCACTGGAATGCCCTAGCCAAACGAGGAGATCTACAGCTGGTTCGCCGACCCAGTGGCGGTAGTGCAGTCCTGCATGCAGGAGGGCTCACTTATGCACTGATCTGGCCCTCTCCTCCCCGCCAGAGACAACAAGCCTATAAACAAGCTTGTCAATGGCTCATAAGGGGCTTTAAAGAGCTCGAATTACCTTTGCAATTTGGCGATCACCCAGCCAGGGGGGCCAGCGAGAGTAACTGCTTCGCCACAGCCACAGCCGCTGATCTGGTGGATTCTCAGGGTCACAAACGCATCGGCAGTGCACAACTCTGGCGTCAGGGTCATCTCCTTCAACATGGCGAAATCATCCTGAATCCCCCTCAAAGACTCTGGCGAGAAGTCTTCGATTGCGAACCACCTAGCGACGCACCAGCATCAATCCCCAGGCAAGAGCTGAGCGATCTCCTGCAAACAACGTTTTGCTCCTGTTGGCCAGAGGTGAACTGGCAAGAGAGCCCTATCACTAACGCTGAATGGGGCTCAGTTGCCAACAAAGCACCGAACTATGAAGTACTGCTGGATGCCTCAGGCTGCTCAACCAATCCGCCAGAGACCATCGACTCCACAACTTTAGGCAGTGCCATTCCCAGGGGATAG
- a CDS encoding site-2 protease family protein, giving the protein MGEGWELMKIRGIPLRVHPSWFVILLLFTWISQNQVSAAAESSLPAWISWGLGLITALLLFLSVLLHELGHSLVALREGVKVRSITLFFLGGVASVERECSTPMASLRVAAAGPLVSLVLAVALLTGGVYAADHVNPLLANLVGQLGGLNLLLALFNLLPGLPLDGGLILKALVWQWTGSQRKGVQVATATGRALSLSAMVLGGWLLFFKGGGIGGLWLLMLGWFGLGASRSQTQLLALQKVLRELNVGQAAGRNFRVLEDDQSLRRLSQLRLSGSEEQSPQEWVLVCRSGRWVGYMTDQPLKELPVQQWDRQCLADHMKPISELPAIGEKAPLWQAVMALEQAEEGRLLVFNVAGLPCGTLDRIDLSEAVLKRLGVRLPVQFLEAARRQNTYPLGMALPKVVESMVSGGLVEQPEASSSTS; this is encoded by the coding sequence GTGGGCGAAGGCTGGGAGCTGATGAAGATTCGGGGAATCCCTTTAAGGGTTCATCCCAGCTGGTTTGTGATCCTGTTGCTTTTTACTTGGATTTCACAAAACCAGGTGTCCGCTGCAGCTGAATCTTCGCTTCCAGCTTGGATCAGCTGGGGTCTGGGGTTGATCACGGCCCTGCTGTTGTTTTTGTCTGTTCTCCTGCATGAGCTAGGCCACTCTTTGGTTGCACTGCGTGAGGGGGTCAAGGTTCGCAGCATCACGCTTTTTTTCCTGGGAGGTGTTGCCAGCGTTGAGAGGGAGTGCTCGACACCGATGGCCTCTTTAAGGGTTGCTGCAGCGGGACCATTGGTGAGCTTGGTCTTGGCTGTTGCCTTGCTGACTGGAGGGGTGTATGCAGCTGATCACGTCAATCCGCTGCTTGCCAATCTCGTTGGTCAGTTGGGTGGGCTCAATTTGTTGCTAGCCCTTTTTAATTTGCTGCCTGGGTTGCCTCTTGATGGAGGCTTGATCCTTAAGGCTTTGGTCTGGCAGTGGACTGGCAGTCAGAGGAAGGGTGTCCAGGTCGCCACCGCAACTGGCCGTGCCCTATCTCTCTCGGCAATGGTGTTGGGGGGTTGGTTGCTCTTCTTTAAAGGTGGTGGGATTGGTGGGCTTTGGCTGTTGATGCTCGGTTGGTTTGGTCTCGGTGCATCTCGCTCTCAAACCCAGCTACTTGCCTTGCAGAAGGTCTTGCGTGAGCTCAACGTAGGCCAGGCGGCTGGGCGCAACTTCCGTGTGCTTGAAGATGACCAGTCGCTGCGCAGGCTTAGTCAGTTGCGTTTGTCTGGCAGCGAGGAGCAGTCTCCTCAGGAGTGGGTTTTGGTTTGTCGCTCTGGTCGTTGGGTTGGTTACATGACGGACCAACCCTTAAAAGAATTGCCTGTGCAGCAATGGGATCGGCAATGCCTGGCGGATCACATGAAGCCGATATCTGAGTTGCCTGCCATTGGCGAGAAAGCCCCGTTATGGCAGGCGGTGATGGCACTAGAACAGGCTGAGGAGGGCAGGCTTCTTGTCTTTAATGTCGCTGGTCTCCCTTGCGGAACATTAGATCGAATTGATCTCTCCGAAGCTGTGCTTAAGCGTCTTGGGGTAAGGCTTCCTGTTCAGTTTCTCGAAGCTGCTCGCCGTCAGAACACCTATCCCCTGGGAATGGCACTGCCTAAAGTTGTGGAGTCGATGGTCTCTGGCGGATTGGTTGAGCAGCCTGAGGCATCCAGCAGTACTTCATAG
- a CDS encoding phosphoribosylanthranilate isomerase, producing MVLPMGSPTSTAVKICGLTNIDQAKSIAALGVEAIGVIGVASSPRFVAEQQRRDLFAQLNSFKPELQRVWVVADPDDTDLSEALQGEGAPSAIQLHGQETPEHCANLRIQHPNTQWWKALRIRSHEDLSLAHTYAGQVDALLLDAWRPGQLGGTGHRLPLNWLHQTSFELPWWLAGGVSAEWIPELLSQVNPWGLDASSRLEISPGIKDLKLVEALVEAVRQQQK from the coding sequence ATGGTCTTGCCTATGGGATCTCCAACATCCACCGCAGTGAAGATCTGCGGTCTTACCAACATTGACCAAGCCAAATCGATTGCAGCGCTAGGTGTCGAAGCAATTGGCGTAATCGGCGTAGCAAGCTCACCCCGCTTTGTTGCAGAACAGCAACGACGAGACCTTTTCGCTCAACTCAACAGCTTCAAGCCAGAACTCCAACGAGTCTGGGTGGTCGCTGATCCAGATGACACCGACCTATCCGAAGCCCTGCAAGGAGAAGGTGCACCTTCGGCAATCCAGCTTCACGGCCAAGAAACGCCAGAACACTGCGCAAACCTGCGCATCCAACACCCGAACACGCAGTGGTGGAAAGCCCTGCGCATCCGTAGCCATGAGGATCTCTCCCTTGCCCATACCTATGCAGGCCAGGTCGACGCACTCCTTCTCGATGCATGGAGGCCTGGACAACTTGGTGGCACAGGCCATCGACTTCCCCTGAACTGGCTGCATCAAACCTCTTTTGAACTGCCCTGGTGGTTAGCGGGTGGTGTCTCCGCAGAGTGGATTCCAGAACTTTTGAGCCAGGTAAATCCATGGGGCTTGGACGCCTCAAGCCGTCTCGAGATTTCGCCAGGGATTAAGGATCTAAAACTGGTTGAGGCCCTGGTTGAAGCGGTACGTCAGCAGCAAAAATAG
- the folE gene encoding GTP cyclohydrolase I produces the protein MTSIIPASSKGLGNDKNASPDNGQIANTSKISERIRARFVAGGVSFLANDNISEYIQPGELQELEVEVADRVRELLQSLLIDIHNDHNTEETAERVARMYLNEVFKGRYQKQPKITSFPNVKQLDEIYTVGPITIRSACSHHFVPIMGNCWIGIKPGTRVIGLSKFARVADWVFSRPHIQEEAVMILADEIERLCEPQGLGIIVKAEHYCMKLRGVMEPQCTMVNSVVRGVFRHDSSLKQEFFELVRQQEAMLAT, from the coding sequence ATGACTTCCATCATCCCAGCATCATCGAAAGGCCTTGGCAATGACAAAAATGCTTCGCCTGACAATGGTCAAATTGCCAATACAAGCAAGATTTCCGAGCGTATACGCGCACGGTTTGTTGCGGGAGGTGTTTCCTTTCTCGCTAACGATAATATTTCGGAATACATTCAACCAGGCGAGTTGCAAGAGCTTGAAGTAGAAGTTGCCGATCGAGTACGAGAACTACTTCAAAGCCTGTTGATTGATATTCATAATGACCACAACACAGAAGAGACAGCCGAGCGAGTTGCTCGCATGTATCTCAACGAAGTTTTTAAGGGCCGTTATCAGAAACAGCCCAAGATTACAAGTTTTCCTAACGTTAAGCAGCTTGATGAGATTTATACTGTTGGACCAATCACGATCCGTTCGGCCTGCTCCCACCACTTTGTGCCGATCATGGGTAACTGCTGGATTGGGATCAAGCCAGGGACCCGTGTGATTGGACTCTCTAAGTTTGCAAGAGTTGCCGATTGGGTATTTTCAAGACCTCATATTCAGGAAGAGGCCGTAATGATCTTGGCTGATGAAATTGAGCGGCTATGTGAGCCTCAGGGGCTTGGAATTATTGTCAAGGCAGAGCATTATTGCATGAAATTACGTGGCGTAATGGAACCCCAGTGCACCATGGTGAACTCAGTTGTGCGAGGTGTTTTCAGGCATGACTCTAGCCTTAAACAGGAATTCTTTGAGCTCGTTCGTCAGCAGGAGGCCATGCTTGCAACATAA
- a CDS encoding SDR family oxidoreductase, whose translation MPTALITGASRGIGEAAARLFANSGWDLMLVARSQDALQALSQELKSTGQNVLFKSIDLADPEAIAPGIEDLLGRGHCPSVLINNAGAAWTGDLLSMPLNRWQWLLQMNLTSVFQLCSVVVPAMRASGGLVINVSSHASRNAFPQWGAYCTTKAALATFTSCLAAEERNHGIRACTLTLGSVNTPLWDTETVQSSFDRDAMLSVEQAAAALLHLAQQPPSQVIEDLTLMPATGAF comes from the coding sequence TTGCCTACTGCCCTGATTACTGGAGCATCCCGCGGTATCGGAGAAGCAGCTGCGCGGTTGTTTGCCAATTCCGGTTGGGATTTGATGTTGGTAGCCCGCAGCCAAGATGCACTTCAGGCACTTTCCCAAGAGCTAAAAAGTACAGGCCAGAATGTTCTTTTTAAATCAATCGATTTGGCTGATCCAGAAGCCATCGCTCCTGGTATCGAGGATTTGCTTGGACGGGGACATTGCCCATCAGTGTTGATCAACAATGCTGGGGCGGCTTGGACAGGGGATCTTCTATCCATGCCTTTGAATCGTTGGCAATGGTTGCTTCAGATGAATCTCACTAGTGTCTTTCAATTGTGTTCTGTTGTGGTGCCTGCGATGCGTGCTAGCGGTGGATTGGTGATCAATGTGAGCAGTCATGCCTCTCGCAATGCTTTTCCACAGTGGGGTGCATACTGCACTACCAAGGCAGCATTGGCTACTTTTACTAGTTGCTTGGCAGCGGAGGAGCGCAATCATGGGATACGTGCTTGCACCCTTACGCTTGGTTCGGTCAATACCCCTCTTTGGGATACTGAAACCGTGCAAAGTAGCTTCGACCGTGACGCCATGCTTTCTGTTGAGCAGGCTGCCGCTGCCCTTCTTCACTTGGCCCAACAGCCACCATCACAGGTGATTGAAGATCTAACTCTGATGCCAGCCACTGGCGCCTTTTGA
- a CDS encoding acetyl-CoA carboxylase carboxyltransferase subunit alpha: MARRYLFEFEKPLVELEQQIEQIRELARDSEVDVSQQLLQLETLAARRREEIFQALTPAEKIQVARHPHRPSTLDFIQMFCDDWVELHGDRRGSDDQALVGGVGRIGKRSVLLIGHQKGRDTKENVARNFGMATPGGYRKALRLMDHADRFRLPILTFIDTPGAYAGLLAEEQGQGEAIAVNLREMFRLRVPVIATVIGEGGSGGALGIGVADRLLMFEHSVYTVASPEACASILWRDAAKAPEAAAALKITGPDLLNLGVVDEVLPEPAGGNNWAPLQAGEVLREAIERHLDELLGLKVNQLREARYRKFRAMGRVLDPSSSETGLPA; this comes from the coding sequence ATGGCTCGTCGTTATCTGTTTGAGTTCGAAAAGCCATTGGTAGAACTAGAGCAGCAGATTGAGCAGATCCGAGAGCTTGCACGCGATTCCGAAGTCGATGTCAGTCAGCAGTTACTCCAGTTAGAAACTTTGGCGGCACGTAGACGGGAGGAAATTTTTCAAGCTCTTACACCGGCCGAAAAAATACAAGTCGCGCGACATCCTCACCGGCCGAGCACTTTGGATTTTATCCAAATGTTTTGCGACGACTGGGTTGAGTTGCATGGTGACCGTCGTGGTAGCGACGACCAGGCGTTGGTTGGTGGTGTGGGCCGTATTGGTAAGCGCTCTGTGCTGCTGATCGGACATCAAAAGGGCAGGGATACAAAAGAAAATGTGGCTAGAAACTTTGGGATGGCTACGCCTGGTGGTTACCGCAAGGCTCTTCGTCTGATGGATCATGCCGATCGTTTTCGTTTACCCATCCTCACTTTCATCGATACGCCAGGTGCATATGCAGGCCTGCTTGCCGAGGAGCAGGGGCAAGGTGAAGCCATTGCAGTCAACTTGCGTGAAATGTTCCGTTTGCGCGTGCCTGTGATTGCCACGGTGATTGGTGAAGGAGGCTCGGGTGGCGCTCTTGGAATTGGCGTAGCTGATCGTTTGCTCATGTTTGAGCACAGCGTCTACACCGTGGCCAGTCCGGAAGCCTGTGCTTCGATTCTTTGGAGAGATGCCGCCAAAGCTCCTGAGGCAGCTGCTGCTTTGAAGATCACTGGTCCAGACCTCCTTAACTTAGGAGTGGTGGATGAAGTGCTTCCAGAACCAGCTGGAGGCAACAACTGGGCCCCTCTTCAGGCGGGAGAGGTGCTTAGAGAGGCTATCGAGCGGCACCTCGATGAGCTTCTTGGTTTAAAGGTTAATCAGCTTCGCGAAGCGCGGTATCGAAAATTCCGGGCTATGGGTCGTGTTCTCGATCCAAGCTCGTCGGAAACCGGCTTGCCTGCCTAG
- a CDS encoding long-chain acyl-[acyl-carrier-protein] reductase, with translation MFGLIGHSTSFEDARKTALQIGYDHLDGDLDVWCSAPPQFLEQIEVESLTGKKIEGAYIDSCFVPEMLSRFKTARRKVLNAMEMAQKRGIQISALGGFTSIIFENFNLLKHQHVRNTTLEWERFTTGNTHTAWVICRQLENNAPLLGIDLSKARVAVVGATGDIGSAVCRWLSARTGVAELLLVARQQQPLIDLQTELAGGRILSLEEALPEADVVVWVASMPRTLEIDMESLRKPCLMIDGGYPKNLDAKFAGSGVHVLKGGIVEFCNDISWDVGWIAEMDKPARQMFACFAEAMLLEFENCHTNFSWGRNQITLEKMDFIGMASLRHGFSSLNLNHQLQAAAA, from the coding sequence CAGTGCTCCTCCGCAGTTTTTGGAACAGATAGAGGTAGAAAGCCTTACAGGAAAGAAAATAGAAGGCGCTTATATCGATTCATGTTTTGTGCCAGAAATGTTGAGTCGGTTCAAAACTGCCCGTCGCAAAGTTCTCAATGCCATGGAAATGGCCCAGAAGAGAGGCATTCAGATAAGTGCCCTAGGCGGATTTACCTCAATTATTTTTGAGAACTTCAATCTTCTTAAGCATCAACATGTACGAAACACCACGCTTGAATGGGAGCGATTCACAACCGGCAACACTCATACGGCTTGGGTTATTTGCCGTCAGCTTGAGAACAATGCCCCACTTTTGGGCATTGATTTAAGCAAGGCGCGTGTAGCGGTAGTTGGTGCAACTGGCGATATAGGTAGTGCTGTTTGCCGTTGGCTTTCCGCTCGAACTGGTGTCGCTGAACTTCTTTTGGTGGCTAGACAGCAACAACCTCTTATAGATCTTCAAACTGAATTGGCTGGCGGCAGAATATTGAGTCTTGAAGAGGCCTTGCCTGAAGCTGATGTTGTGGTTTGGGTTGCCAGCATGCCTAGAACCCTGGAAATCGATATGGAGAGTTTGCGCAAGCCTTGCTTGATGATTGATGGGGGCTATCCGAAGAACCTAGATGCAAAGTTTGCTGGTAGTGGGGTGCATGTTCTCAAAGGAGGAATCGTTGAGTTCTGCAATGACATCAGCTGGGATGTTGGCTGGATTGCAGAGATGGATAAGCCTGCGAGGCAAATGTTTGCCTGTTTTGCAGAAGCAATGCTGTTGGAGTTTGAGAATTGCCACACAAACTTCAGTTGGGGGCGTAACCAGATCACCCTTGAGAAAATGGATTTTATCGGCATGGCGTCTTTGCGTCATGGTTTTTCAAGCCTCAATCTCAATCACCAACTTCAGGCTGCTGCAGCCTGA